From a region of the Gordonia sp. PP30 genome:
- a CDS encoding GNAT family N-acetyltransferase, protein MRATHDFLEDADFKRIEGSLCARYFPAVSLLIAERDGVPVGFAGVAGGSLEMLFVSNSSRGMGVGTALLTEVIADYGVTTVDVNEQNPSALRFYLDRGFVQIGRSEFDGDGRPYPLLHLAIPARAPEQDVHIRVEPSLAPGLRT, encoded by the coding sequence GTGCGCGCGACTCACGACTTCCTCGAGGACGCCGACTTCAAGAGAATCGAAGGCAGCCTGTGCGCTCGGTACTTTCCGGCCGTCTCGCTCCTCATCGCCGAGCGTGACGGTGTGCCGGTGGGCTTCGCGGGAGTCGCCGGGGGGAGTCTGGAGATGCTGTTCGTGTCGAACTCGTCCCGCGGCATGGGAGTGGGAACGGCGCTGCTCACCGAGGTGATCGCCGACTACGGCGTCACTACAGTGGACGTCAACGAACAGAACCCGAGTGCACTGAGGTTCTACCTCGATCGAGGTTTCGTGCAGATCGGCCGGAGCGAGTTCGACGGCGATGGCCGTCCGTATCCGCTCCTGCACTTGGCGATTCCCGCCCGAGCCCCCGAACAGGATGTTCACATCCGCGTCGAACCCTCGCTGGCGCCGGGTTTGCGGACTTAG
- a CDS encoding rhodanese-like domain-containing protein — protein sequence MSRAPGSPLRRRAADLVAEANREVPPLPLAEAAALLGGESAVFVDIREPQEWAREGVIPGAYRAPRGMLEFWVDPESPYYRPALDDGRRLVLYCGSAWRSALAAASLHRMGVDVTHVDGGFSAWRAAGLPVEPYVR from the coding sequence ATGTCCCGAGCCCCCGGAAGTCCGCTGCGCCGTCGCGCCGCCGATCTCGTCGCCGAGGCGAACCGGGAGGTGCCGCCGTTGCCGCTCGCCGAGGCGGCCGCACTGCTCGGCGGCGAGTCGGCCGTGTTCGTCGACATCCGGGAACCTCAGGAGTGGGCGCGCGAGGGGGTGATTCCCGGCGCGTACCGGGCGCCACGCGGAATGCTGGAGTTCTGGGTCGACCCGGAGAGCCCGTACTACCGGCCGGCACTGGACGACGGCCGCCGTCTGGTGCTCTACTGCGGATCGGCCTGGCGGTCGGCGCTGGCGGCCGCGAGTCTGCACCGCATGGGCGTGGACGTGACGCACGTGGACGGCGGATTCAGCGCCTGGCGCGCCGCCGGTCTCCCCGTCGAACCGTACGTGCGATAG
- the nuoN gene encoding NADH-quinone oxidoreductase subunit NuoN, protein MTTVPLAIDAPAIDYALLSPMLVVFGVAVLSVLVEAVLAVAPGATGAPAATVARARHRIQVSLAIAALVIAFVRVVILATGMPTDAAATMSGAVVIDGPTLFLQGTILLVSLAAVAFMAERRLDRVWAPVDVRTAAGRRMAVVSGGGADADLPADAFTPSAATIPDSPDELLAARAHAVTTEVFPLTLFAVGGMMLFGACGDLLTMFVALEVLSLPLYLLCGLARRRRLLSQEAALKYFLLGAFASAIFLFGSAFAYGATGSLNLGMIGHSLAAGSGAHDAAGGSADHTLALIAVVGVSVGLLFKVGAVPFGSWVPDVYQGAPTPVTALMASATKVAAFGALLRVLHVGFAGLADDWRPALWAVAIATMVIATLMAVTQQDIKRMLAYSSVGHVGFALVGAITLTEAGISSTLFYVAAYAFAAFGGFALLSVVRDETGVEESRLDAWAGLGRRRPLVGVLLSLFLLSFAGIPLTSGFIGKFAVFAAAGATGAWALVIVGVLCSAVAAYFYVRVIVSMFFAPSPDDAPEVLTPSALTTVPIGVCAAVTAFVGVFPQPLLDLASSASAFLR, encoded by the coding sequence ATGACCACTGTTCCGCTGGCGATCGACGCCCCCGCCATCGACTACGCGCTGCTCTCACCGATGCTCGTCGTGTTCGGGGTGGCCGTGCTGAGTGTGCTGGTCGAGGCGGTACTGGCCGTCGCCCCCGGGGCGACCGGCGCACCGGCCGCGACCGTCGCCCGGGCGCGGCACCGCATCCAGGTGTCGCTCGCGATCGCCGCGCTGGTCATCGCCTTCGTCCGCGTGGTGATCCTGGCGACCGGGATGCCCACAGACGCGGCCGCGACCATGTCGGGGGCGGTCGTGATCGACGGCCCCACGCTGTTCTTGCAGGGCACCATCCTGCTGGTGTCCCTCGCCGCGGTCGCGTTCATGGCCGAACGGCGGCTCGACCGGGTCTGGGCACCGGTCGATGTCCGCACGGCCGCGGGCAGGCGGATGGCCGTCGTCAGCGGTGGCGGCGCCGATGCGGATCTGCCCGCGGACGCGTTCACCCCGTCCGCGGCGACGATTCCGGACTCCCCCGACGAGCTGCTCGCCGCCCGCGCCCACGCGGTCACCACCGAGGTCTTCCCGCTCACCCTGTTCGCCGTCGGCGGCATGATGCTGTTCGGCGCGTGCGGCGACCTGCTCACCATGTTCGTCGCGCTCGAGGTGCTCTCCCTGCCGCTGTATCTGCTCTGCGGGCTGGCACGGCGTCGTCGTCTACTGTCCCAGGAGGCCGCGCTCAAGTACTTTCTGCTCGGCGCGTTCGCGTCGGCGATCTTCCTGTTCGGTTCGGCGTTCGCCTACGGCGCCACTGGGTCGCTGAACCTCGGCATGATCGGACATTCGCTGGCCGCCGGGAGCGGGGCCCATGACGCCGCCGGCGGGTCCGCCGATCACACCCTCGCGCTGATCGCCGTGGTGGGGGTGAGCGTGGGACTGCTGTTCAAGGTGGGGGCGGTGCCGTTCGGGTCGTGGGTGCCGGACGTGTATCAGGGCGCCCCGACGCCGGTGACCGCGCTGATGGCGTCGGCCACGAAGGTCGCCGCGTTCGGCGCACTGCTGCGGGTGCTGCACGTCGGCTTCGCCGGGCTGGCCGACGACTGGCGGCCCGCGCTGTGGGCGGTGGCGATCGCGACGATGGTGATCGCCACGCTGATGGCGGTGACGCAGCAGGACATCAAACGGATGCTCGCCTACTCGTCGGTCGGGCACGTCGGCTTCGCCCTGGTCGGTGCGATCACGCTGACCGAGGCCGGGATCTCGTCGACCCTGTTCTACGTCGCCGCGTACGCGTTCGCGGCGTTCGGCGGCTTCGCGCTGCTGTCGGTGGTGCGCGATGAGACCGGCGTGGAGGAGTCCCGGCTGGACGCCTGGGCCGGCCTCGGACGCCGGCGGCCACTGGTCGGGGTACTGCTGTCGCTGTTTCTGCTGTCGTTCGCCGGGATCCCGCTGACCAGCGGATTCATCGGGAAGTTCGCGGTCTTCGCGGCGGCCGGAGCGACCGGCGCGTGGGCCCTGGTGATCGTGGGCGTGTTGTGCAGCGCGGTGGCCGCGTACTTCTATGTGCGGGTGATCGTCTCGATGTTCTTCGCGCCGTCACCGGACGACGCGCCGGAGGTGCTGACCCCGAGCGCGCTGACCACCGTGCCGATCGGCGTGTGCGCCGCCGTCACCGCGTTCGTCGGGGTGTTCCCGCAGCCGCTGCTCGACCTGGCCTCCTCGGCGTCGGCCTTCCTGCGGTGA
- a CDS encoding LLM class flavin-dependent oxidoreductase: protein MKNIGFLSFGHWSTGAGSQTRSAADTLLQSIDLAVAAEEIGVDGAYFRVHHFARQLASPYPLLAAIGARTSRIEIGTGVIDMRYENPLYAAEEAAAADLISGGRLQLGISRGSPEQVIDGYKYFGYVPGEGQTDADMARDHTGVFLTAIEGSRFAEPNPRPMFPNPPGPLGIEPQSPGLRERIWWGSGTRATAEWTARQGMNLMSSTLLTEDTGIPFHRLQAEQIHRFREAWAAQDWGWEPRVSVSRSIFALVDDRDRAYFGIRRGDDQDQVGYLDGGAARFGRSYAAEPDQLVEQLREDEAIAAADTLLLTVPNQLGVDYNVHVLESILTHVAPELGWR from the coding sequence ATGAAGAACATCGGATTCCTTTCATTCGGGCACTGGTCCACCGGGGCCGGTTCGCAGACCCGGAGTGCGGCGGACACGCTGCTGCAGTCCATCGACCTCGCGGTCGCCGCCGAGGAGATCGGCGTCGACGGCGCCTACTTCCGCGTGCACCACTTCGCACGACAACTCGCCTCGCCGTATCCGCTCCTCGCGGCCATCGGCGCGCGGACGTCGCGCATCGAGATCGGCACCGGCGTGATCGACATGCGCTACGAGAACCCGCTGTACGCCGCGGAGGAGGCCGCCGCCGCGGACCTGATCTCCGGCGGGCGGCTGCAGCTCGGTATCTCGCGCGGATCACCCGAGCAGGTGATCGACGGCTACAAGTACTTCGGTTACGTGCCCGGCGAGGGCCAGACCGACGCCGACATGGCGCGGGACCACACCGGGGTGTTCCTGACCGCGATCGAGGGCAGCCGGTTCGCCGAACCCAATCCGCGGCCGATGTTCCCGAATCCGCCGGGCCCCCTCGGCATCGAGCCGCAGTCGCCCGGCCTGCGTGAGCGTATCTGGTGGGGTTCGGGGACCCGGGCGACGGCCGAATGGACCGCGCGCCAGGGGATGAACCTGATGAGCTCGACCTTGCTGACCGAGGACACCGGGATCCCGTTCCACCGGCTGCAGGCCGAACAGATCCACCGCTTCCGCGAGGCGTGGGCGGCGCAGGACTGGGGCTGGGAGCCCCGGGTCTCGGTGAGCCGCAGTATCTTCGCGCTGGTCGACGACCGCGATCGTGCCTACTTCGGTATCCGGCGCGGTGACGACCAGGACCAGGTGGGCTATCTCGACGGGGGAGCCGCACGGTTCGGCCGGTCGTACGCGGCCGAGCCCGACCAGCTCGTCGAACAACTCCGTGAAGACGAGGCGATCGCCGCGGCCGACACGCTGCTGCTCACCGTGCCCAACCAGCTCGGCGTGGACTACAACGTGCATGTGCTGGAGTCGATCCTGACCCACGTGGCCCCGGAGCTCGGCTGGCGCTGA
- a CDS encoding crotonase/enoyl-CoA hydratase family protein, whose amino-acid sequence MNDLRIEDDGEVFLVVMNRPDRHNAVDGPMAAELAAAFRAFGDSAAAVAVLAGDGPSFCAGADLKAVGTERGNRVDRSGDGPMGPTRLDLDKPVIAALHGHAVAGGLELALWADLRVADEETVLGVFCRRWGVPLIDGGTVRLPRLIGHSRAMDLILTGRPVGAAEALDFGLVNRVVPAGTAREAAVALAREIARMPQTCLRGDRRSARDQWSRDEPAALAAEFEIGLTSLRADGVTGAGRFAAGHGRGGSFDDI is encoded by the coding sequence GTGAACGATCTGCGCATCGAGGACGACGGCGAGGTCTTCCTGGTCGTGATGAACCGGCCCGACCGGCACAACGCGGTCGACGGCCCGATGGCGGCCGAACTCGCCGCGGCCTTCCGCGCGTTCGGCGACTCCGCGGCGGCGGTGGCCGTGCTCGCCGGTGACGGACCGTCGTTCTGCGCGGGCGCCGACCTCAAGGCGGTGGGCACCGAGCGGGGCAACCGGGTGGACCGATCGGGCGACGGTCCGATGGGGCCGACCCGGCTCGACCTGGACAAGCCGGTGATCGCGGCGCTCCACGGGCACGCCGTCGCCGGCGGTCTGGAGCTGGCGCTGTGGGCCGACCTGCGGGTGGCCGACGAAGAGACGGTGCTGGGCGTGTTCTGCCGCCGGTGGGGTGTTCCGCTCATCGACGGCGGCACCGTCCGGCTGCCGCGGCTCATCGGACACAGCCGCGCGATGGATCTGATCCTCACCGGTCGTCCCGTCGGCGCCGCCGAAGCGCTCGATTTCGGGCTCGTCAACCGCGTCGTGCCGGCGGGGACGGCGCGCGAGGCGGCGGTCGCGCTGGCCCGGGAGATCGCTCGGATGCCGCAGACCTGCCTCCGGGGCGATCGCCGGTCGGCCCGCGATCAGTGGTCCCGCGACGAGCCCGCGGCACTGGCCGCCGAGTTCGAGATCGGCCTGACCTCGTTGCGCGCCGACGGTGTCACCGGTGCCGGTCGGTTCGCCGCCGGTCACGGCCGCGGCGGCTCGTTCGACGACATCTGA
- a CDS encoding LuxR family transcriptional regulator — MATSWPLIEREHEFASIRNALSGADGGIILTGEAGVGKTTLARHAVTELGLRVRWVAGTESARSIPMGVFAHLVGAGASNDPVSYLSTARESLLADGPVVVGVDDAHLLDTLSATLLHQLAIDRAVRIIATVRSGETVPDAVTSMWKDGHLARITLVPFTKQQSVDLVESVLGGQLEGLSAERMWTASGGNALFLRHLVQGALESGALRQVEGVWQLRGRAGITSELASLLEDRVDRFDDDVLAVLKLLAVCEPLDLDLLSDQTGAEAVEEAEQGGLIRITQDSGSLTVSYAHPLLGEVIRRRLGLASSRRLRGRLVRALSARTALTAAQRIRLAQLALESDEHVDRAVLLRAAQDSLTLADVTGGERFALAALDAGNGLAAADLLARALMWQGKARESDEVLNAFDPAELTQPEVVRWGMQRIGNLFWSVGETEGAARVLEQVRESITEPALEQIADGIGSACAAFENDLPRALTLADRVLNAKNLLPWAEEWAVFGGGLARALGGRGSEVAALAARGRIAEARTDGVLRFPAGYGEILALTLTGRFDDADRAAARYDQLAAAGQYLAWALAGTHVSTVALARGDLPAVTSRLEQSLAALAGQRRVSWVFPARYVLAQAYAGLGQAAEADAVLLAAEDAYGPNVAVCRPQLLLARACQLAAAGAVTPAIAGAREAAHAARDTEQYAVEALALHTAARFGATAPEVVERLAALAARIDGELAPVYARHAAAVAASDGADLDAAARDFERIGALMSAADAAAAAATAHDRAGHRTAMAASSAAAARLSVACGGLRTPAVVAAAQPLPLTVREREIASLVAVGLTNREIADRLVVSVRTVEGHIYRACQKFDVADRAGLADLVTGRSEADGSR, encoded by the coding sequence ATGGCTACGTCCTGGCCGCTCATCGAGCGCGAGCACGAGTTCGCCTCCATCCGCAACGCTCTGAGTGGCGCCGACGGCGGGATCATCCTGACCGGCGAGGCGGGCGTCGGAAAGACGACCCTGGCGCGCCACGCCGTGACCGAACTCGGTCTCCGGGTCCGCTGGGTCGCGGGCACCGAGTCCGCGCGCAGCATCCCGATGGGCGTCTTCGCGCACCTCGTCGGGGCGGGAGCGTCGAACGACCCCGTCTCGTATCTCTCGACCGCCCGCGAATCGCTGCTCGCCGACGGGCCGGTGGTGGTCGGCGTCGACGACGCCCACCTGCTCGACACCCTGTCCGCGACACTGCTGCACCAGCTCGCGATCGACCGGGCCGTGCGCATCATCGCCACCGTCCGCAGCGGCGAGACGGTCCCCGACGCGGTCACCTCCATGTGGAAGGACGGGCATCTCGCGCGGATCACGCTCGTCCCGTTCACCAAACAGCAGAGTGTCGACCTGGTGGAGAGCGTCCTCGGCGGTCAGCTCGAGGGCCTGTCGGCCGAACGCATGTGGACCGCGTCCGGCGGCAACGCCCTGTTCCTGCGTCACCTGGTGCAGGGCGCCCTCGAATCCGGGGCGCTGCGGCAGGTCGAAGGCGTGTGGCAACTGCGCGGGCGCGCCGGGATCACCTCCGAACTCGCCTCCCTCCTCGAGGACCGCGTCGACAGGTTCGACGACGACGTGCTCGCGGTCCTCAAACTGCTCGCCGTCTGCGAACCCCTCGACCTCGACCTGCTCAGCGACCAGACGGGGGCGGAAGCGGTGGAGGAGGCCGAACAAGGTGGCCTGATCCGCATCACCCAGGACAGCGGTTCGCTCACCGTGTCGTACGCGCATCCGCTGCTCGGCGAGGTGATCCGCCGCCGGCTGGGGCTGGCGTCGTCGCGGCGGCTGCGCGGCCGGCTGGTCCGGGCCCTCTCGGCGCGGACCGCCCTGACCGCGGCGCAGCGTATCCGCCTCGCGCAGCTGGCCCTGGAGAGCGACGAGCACGTGGACCGGGCGGTACTGCTCCGCGCCGCGCAGGACAGCCTGACGCTGGCCGACGTCACCGGCGGGGAACGTTTCGCCCTGGCCGCGCTCGACGCCGGCAACGGGCTGGCGGCCGCGGACCTGCTGGCCCGGGCGCTGATGTGGCAGGGCAAGGCCCGCGAGTCCGACGAGGTGCTGAACGCCTTCGATCCCGCCGAGCTGACTCAGCCGGAAGTGGTGCGGTGGGGTATGCAGCGGATCGGCAACCTGTTCTGGAGCGTCGGCGAGACCGAGGGTGCCGCCCGGGTCCTCGAGCAGGTCCGCGAGTCGATCACCGAGCCGGCGCTGGAGCAGATCGCCGACGGCATCGGTTCGGCGTGCGCCGCCTTCGAGAACGACCTGCCGCGCGCCCTGACCCTGGCCGACCGCGTCCTGAACGCGAAGAACCTGCTGCCGTGGGCCGAGGAGTGGGCGGTCTTCGGCGGGGGCCTCGCGCGGGCGCTGGGCGGCCGCGGCAGCGAGGTGGCGGCGCTCGCCGCGCGCGGCCGTATCGCCGAGGCCCGGACCGACGGAGTGCTGCGGTTCCCGGCCGGCTACGGCGAGATCCTGGCGCTCACCCTCACCGGCCGGTTCGACGACGCCGACCGGGCCGCCGCCCGGTACGACCAGCTCGCCGCCGCCGGCCAGTATCTCGCCTGGGCGCTGGCCGGCACGCACGTCTCGACGGTCGCCCTCGCCCGCGGCGACCTGCCCGCGGTCACCTCGAGACTGGAACAGAGCCTGGCCGCGCTGGCCGGGCAGCGCCGCGTGTCGTGGGTGTTCCCGGCCCGATACGTGCTGGCCCAGGCCTACGCCGGGCTCGGGCAGGCCGCCGAGGCCGACGCGGTGCTCCTCGCCGCCGAGGACGCCTACGGGCCCAACGTCGCCGTCTGCCGCCCGCAACTGCTGCTGGCGCGGGCCTGTCAGCTGGCCGCGGCCGGCGCGGTGACTCCGGCGATCGCCGGTGCGCGGGAGGCGGCGCATGCGGCGCGGGACACCGAGCAGTACGCGGTCGAAGCGCTCGCCCTGCACACCGCCGCCCGGTTCGGCGCCACCGCGCCCGAGGTGGTCGAGCGGCTCGCGGCGCTGGCCGCCCGGATCGACGGTGAACTCGCCCCGGTCTACGCGCGGCACGCCGCCGCGGTCGCGGCGAGCGACGGCGCCGACCTCGACGCGGCCGCCCGCGACTTCGAGCGGATCGGTGCGCTGATGTCCGCCGCGGATGCGGCCGCGGCGGCGGCCACCGCGCACGACCGGGCGGGGCACCGGACCGCGATGGCGGCGTCGTCGGCGGCCGCGGCCCGCCTGTCGGTGGCCTGCGGCGGCCTCCGGACCCCGGCGGTCGTGGCGGCCGCACAGCCGCTGCCGCTCACCGTGCGCGAGCGCGAGATCGCCAGTCTGGTCGCGGTCGGACTGACCAACCGGGAGATCGCCGATCGGCTGGTGGTCTCGGTCCGCACCGTCGAGGGTCACATCTATCGCGCGTGCCAGAAGTTCGACGTCGCCGACCGCGCCGGACTCGCCGACCTGGTCACCGGCCGGAGTGAGGCGGACGGATCCCGGTGA
- a CDS encoding MFS transporter: MNDASLARRVSLGYAAGSVGTGAFGVLPGLVLAYYLTDSLGVGALLASIVVVIPKAIDVAVNPLIGARSDHDLARHGRRTRLMWIGAATIVPLFVLTFCVPSGTAPALAALWVLIFFSLTALAYACFQVPYIALPAELTPDYHERTRLISDRITVLAITILVVGAGAPAIRDALGGGAGGYAGMAAATAAIIGLGMAAATGLAARAASPPRTAGARSGSRARDAFHALRDHRHYRILVSVFVIQALASAVMLAGAQYLATYVIDDKSALTLLFAALVAPAILVMPFWVRIGKRHGKRRALVLASTLFMLAALSIALAVPVPGIWVLAPVAICGVGYAGMQTFPLAMLPDVIDEHSRIHGRDTGGALSGLWTAAETLGLAVGPGLYLLVLAATGFVSSTSGETAVQPRSAEIGIILGFAALPAVLIAISLAVLSRYGDDTTEESAPA; this comes from the coding sequence GTGAACGACGCGAGCCTGGCGCGCCGCGTCTCCCTCGGCTACGCGGCCGGCAGCGTCGGCACCGGCGCCTTCGGCGTCCTGCCCGGGCTGGTCCTCGCCTACTACCTGACCGACTCTCTGGGCGTCGGCGCGCTCCTCGCGTCGATCGTCGTGGTGATCCCGAAAGCGATCGATGTGGCGGTGAACCCGCTGATCGGCGCCCGCAGCGACCACGATCTCGCGCGCCATGGACGACGCACCCGCCTGATGTGGATCGGTGCGGCGACGATCGTGCCGCTCTTCGTACTCACCTTCTGCGTACCCTCCGGCACCGCCCCGGCCCTGGCCGCACTCTGGGTGCTGATCTTCTTCTCGCTGACGGCGCTCGCCTACGCCTGCTTCCAGGTCCCGTACATCGCCCTGCCCGCCGAGCTGACGCCCGACTATCACGAGCGCACCCGGCTGATCTCCGACCGCATCACGGTCCTCGCGATCACCATTCTGGTGGTCGGTGCCGGCGCCCCGGCGATCCGGGACGCGCTCGGCGGCGGCGCCGGCGGCTACGCGGGCATGGCGGCCGCGACCGCCGCGATCATCGGTCTCGGCATGGCCGCCGCGACCGGTCTCGCGGCCCGGGCCGCCTCACCGCCGCGTACCGCGGGCGCCCGGTCGGGGTCCCGCGCCCGCGACGCCTTCCACGCGCTGCGGGACCACCGCCACTACCGGATTCTGGTGTCGGTGTTCGTGATTCAGGCGCTGGCGTCAGCGGTGATGCTCGCCGGTGCGCAGTACCTCGCCACCTACGTCATCGATGACAAGTCCGCCCTCACCCTGCTGTTCGCCGCACTGGTCGCACCCGCGATCCTCGTCATGCCGTTCTGGGTCAGGATCGGTAAGCGCCACGGCAAACGACGCGCTCTCGTGCTCGCCTCGACCTTGTTCATGCTCGCCGCGCTGTCGATCGCGCTCGCCGTGCCGGTCCCCGGGATCTGGGTGCTCGCACCGGTCGCGATCTGCGGCGTCGGCTACGCCGGGATGCAGACCTTTCCGCTCGCCATGCTGCCCGACGTGATCGACGAGCATTCCCGGATCCACGGCCGGGACACCGGCGGTGCGCTGTCCGGACTCTGGACGGCCGCCGAAACCCTCGGCCTGGCCGTGGGACCGGGCCTGTACCTGCTGGTTCTCGCCGCCACCGGGTTCGTCTCCTCGACCTCCGGCGAGACCGCCGTCCAGCCACGCAGCGCCGAGATCGGCATCATCCTCGGCTTCGCCGCGCTGCCCGCCGTCCTGATCGCGATCAGTCTCGCCGTCCTGTCCCGCTACGGCGACGACACCACCGAAGAAAGCGCCCCCGCATGA
- a CDS encoding 2-oxoglutarate and iron-dependent oxygenase domain-containing protein has protein sequence MTGVLTELPIVDMSLLSGDESDRAAFRDALRTATHEVGFFYLVGHGIGRDVRDRLFDTARAFFALPDADKFAVEMLASPQFRGYTRFGGEYTQGAIDWREQIDLAAEYPSLGTEPSYLRLDGPNLWPSGVPDFRAILTDWQERCGALGLRLMREWALSLGAPADVFDPAFAQRPSTLIKLVRYPGRDAEADRQGVGAHKDPGVLTLLLVEPGKGGLQVRRDGGWIDAPPIDDAFVVNIGELMEYATDGYLKATMHRVQSPPPGTERLSVPFFFNPALSSAMPRITLPPELAAQARGVTDDPANPISGTFGENILKARLRAHPDVAARHHADLLR, from the coding sequence ATGACCGGTGTGCTGACCGAACTGCCCATCGTCGACATGTCGCTGCTGAGCGGTGACGAGTCCGATCGCGCGGCGTTCCGCGACGCGCTGCGCACCGCCACCCACGAGGTCGGGTTCTTCTACCTCGTCGGCCACGGCATCGGGCGCGACGTCCGCGACCGCCTGTTCGACACCGCGCGGGCCTTCTTCGCCCTGCCCGACGCCGACAAGTTCGCCGTCGAGATGCTGGCGAGCCCGCAGTTTCGCGGCTACACCCGGTTCGGCGGCGAGTACACGCAGGGCGCGATCGACTGGCGCGAGCAGATCGACCTCGCGGCCGAATACCCGTCGCTCGGGACCGAGCCGTCGTATCTGCGCCTCGACGGCCCCAATCTGTGGCCGTCCGGCGTCCCGGACTTCCGGGCGATCCTCACCGACTGGCAGGAGCGGTGCGGCGCCCTCGGCCTGCGCCTCATGCGGGAGTGGGCACTGAGCCTCGGCGCCCCCGCCGACGTGTTCGATCCGGCGTTCGCGCAGCGGCCGTCGACCCTGATCAAGCTGGTCCGCTACCCCGGCCGCGATGCCGAGGCCGACCGGCAGGGCGTCGGCGCCCACAAGGATCCGGGCGTGCTGACCCTGCTCCTGGTGGAGCCGGGCAAGGGCGGTCTCCAGGTGCGCCGCGACGGCGGCTGGATCGACGCACCGCCGATCGACGACGCGTTCGTGGTCAACATCGGCGAGCTGATGGAGTACGCCACCGACGGCTATCTGAAGGCGACCATGCACCGGGTGCAGTCGCCGCCCCCGGGGACCGAGCGGCTGTCGGTGCCGTTCTTCTTCAATCCGGCGCTGTCGTCGGCCATGCCGCGGATCACCCTGCCGCCGGAGCTCGCCGCGCAGGCGCGCGGTGTCACCGACGATCCGGCCAATCCGATCTCCGGCACCTTCGGCGAGAACATCCTCAAGGCGCGGCTGCGCGCCCACCCCGACGTCGCCGCCCGCCACCACGCCGATCTGCTGCGTTAG
- a CDS encoding WYL domain-containing protein, with product MKRAERLHALSEALRRSGARGRTAERLAADFGVSVRTIKRDLDALENSGTPIWSRPGPGGGYGVSAVSNLPPISLSPAQAVALLAAISAAPDAPYADLASAGIRKIMDVLDPRTREKADRLARRIWVDGEPAPSRVVKSALEEAMAEQRIVRIRYTSREGDTTTREVEPVIFAAANGRWYLIGWCHLRNAMRWFLITRIEHATLTKAPCGAHDIQEIGAPPPTARPVHGSG from the coding sequence ATGAAGCGAGCGGAACGGCTCCACGCGCTGTCGGAGGCACTACGGCGGAGCGGTGCGCGTGGACGCACGGCGGAACGGTTGGCAGCGGATTTCGGCGTGTCCGTACGCACGATCAAGCGAGACCTCGATGCGCTGGAGAACAGTGGGACACCGATCTGGTCGCGCCCCGGACCGGGCGGTGGATACGGCGTGTCCGCGGTCTCCAACCTCCCGCCCATCAGCCTGAGCCCAGCGCAGGCGGTGGCCCTCCTCGCCGCGATCTCGGCCGCGCCCGACGCGCCCTACGCTGACCTGGCCTCGGCCGGCATCCGGAAGATCATGGATGTTCTCGACCCTCGCACACGTGAGAAGGCGGATCGGCTCGCGCGCCGTATCTGGGTCGACGGGGAGCCGGCTCCCTCGAGGGTCGTGAAGTCAGCACTCGAAGAAGCGATGGCAGAGCAGCGGATCGTCCGCATCCGCTACACCTCGCGGGAGGGCGACACGACCACCCGCGAGGTGGAACCGGTGATCTTCGCCGCCGCGAACGGGCGCTGGTATCTCATCGGCTGGTGTCATCTGCGGAATGCGATGCGCTGGTTTCTCATCACACGCATCGAGCACGCCACCCTGACCAAGGCACCCTGTGGCGCCCACGACATCCAGGAGATCGGCGCTCCACCGCCGACGGCCCGGCCGGTGCACGGATCAGGCTGA
- a CDS encoding pyridoxamine 5'-phosphate oxidase family protein yields MGQPESEAQPLVTHDVRAMIERQRLCYVATASADGEPNLSPKGSLKVIDDGHVAFADMASPRTVANLRENPRLEINVVDPFLRRGYRIRGTAVVTDDPALLATVGAGLGAEYPVKRAVLVTVAGVRPVDSPVYLFLDADPEDVRRDWERNYGYRRIAEG; encoded by the coding sequence ATGGGTCAACCGGAATCCGAGGCTCAGCCGCTCGTGACGCACGACGTGCGCGCGATGATCGAACGGCAGCGGCTCTGCTACGTCGCCACCGCCAGTGCCGACGGCGAGCCGAATCTCAGTCCGAAGGGCTCGCTGAAGGTGATCGACGACGGCCACGTCGCGTTCGCCGACATGGCCTCGCCCCGGACCGTCGCGAATCTCCGGGAGAACCCGCGGCTGGAGATCAACGTGGTCGATCCCTTTCTGCGGCGCGGCTACCGGATTCGCGGGACGGCCGTGGTGACCGACGACCCCGCGCTGCTTGCGACCGTCGGCGCCGGCCTCGGCGCCGAATACCCGGTGAAGCGGGCGGTGCTGGTGACCGTCGCCGGAGTCCGGCCCGTGGACAGTCCCGTCTACCTCTTCCTCGATGCCGATCCGGAGGACGTCCGGCGCGACTGGGAGCGCAACTACGGCTACCGGCGGATCGCGGAGGGCTGA